The Ichthyobacterium seriolicida sequence TTTTTGTTTTTATTCATAGCCGAACTCTTTTGTCAAAAAATAGTTAAAAATTGATTCAAAATTATTCCCCAATTTGGTATGGGTTTAGACCATTTTTTTGTAGCCTCCCTCAGAGCTAAAAAAGCAGATTTCATAACAGCATCATCAGTTGGGAATGACAATTTGTTTTTGGTGTATTTCCTGATTTTTCCATTGAGGTTTTCAATCAAGTTGGTCGTGTAAATAATTTTCCTGATTTCTACGGGAAACTCATAAAAAGCAGATAGCTCTTCCCAGTTATCTCGCCAGCTTTTAACAGCATAAGAATACTTAGATTCCCACGTCTTTGTAAAGTCATTTAGGGCGACACTATCCTGAAAAGTGTGTAAAGTTTATATTTAGGATAAAAAAAAATCTAGATATTAAAAACCTGAGTTCGATTAATAATTAGGTGTAAAATAGTCAATAAAAACAATGGAATTAGATTAATTTAACGCTCTAAAATTCAACGGTTTAATTATAAAAAAAAACATACATGATAATTTGCTCCAAAATCACAGAAATATTTTGTTTAGTTGATGAATTCTGTAAAAAATATTCTCAAGTTATTGATAAAGCCCTTTTGGGTAATAAATCAAAACGCCCATGCAGAATGAGCTCTAGCGAAATAATAACCATAATGATTATTTTTCAACACAGTAGCATGAGAAATTTCAAGCATTTTTATTTGAATTATTTACAAAAACACATGACTAAAGAATTCCCTAAAACCGTATCATACAACAGATTTGTGGAATTAATGCAACAAAATTTATTACCTCTTACCTTGTTTTTAAAGACATTCTGTTTAGGAAAATGTACTGGAATTTCATTTGTAGATTCCACTCCGATTCGTGTTTGTAAACATAAAAGAATAAGTAGAAATAAGGTATTCAAAGGCATTGCTAATGTAGGAAAATCAACGATGTGCTGGTTTTATGGATTTAAACTTCATATAGTCACAAACGACCGAGGAGAAATACTAAATTTTTGCATCACAAGAGCTAATGAAGATGATAGAACGCCATTAAAAGACGAGCGTTTTTTGACTAAAATATTTGGAAAACTCTTTGGTGACAAAGGGTACATAAGCAAAGATTTAAGAAAAAATCTATTTGAAAAAGGCGTAGAATTGATTACCTCAGTTAAAAATAACATGAAAAATGCCCTCATGCCAATGATTGATAAACTATTACTCAGAAAGAGATCAATCATAGAAACTATCAATGATCAGCTTAAAAATATTTGTCAGATAGAACATTCTAGACATAGAAGTTTTGCTAATTTTCTAACAAATATTATTTCTGGACTTATCGCTTACAGCTTTTCGCCTAAAAAGCCCTCTATCAAATACCCAATCGTCGGTAACGCCAGTATTAATTCGGTTTATTAATCGAACTCAGGTTTTTACGAAAAAATGTATCTATATTTACCATATACATTTGGGGTTTCCTCGTTAAAAAAGGAAGGTTATATTAGTAGCGTAGTGCTATGAATTTTTTAGGGTCTGTTTAGTCTACTAGGTTCGCTCATAAACTTTTATTAGCTTGTTTGACATTTTGATTTAATAAATAATATCATGAAAAAAATAATAAAACACTCATTTAGAAAGGGCTTTATTTTGTTAGCCGCTGCTATTTTTGTCTTTTCTTGTGACAAGGCTCCAGTTCCAAACCCAAACCCAAATGACGATCCTAAGAAAGGAGGTGAGGTAGCCAAGAGCGAGTCAGCTCTTATTAAGTCTTTTGAATTTAAAGCTACCGATAATCCAAACAAGAATTTAGGTGATGGAGATGTGCGTCCAACAAATCTTGGTTTGGGAACTATAGTCTTTGACGGTCTTCCAGCTAATGCAAACCTTGAAAATCTAAAACCTACTATAGTTCCTTCTAAGGGCGCTAAGGTAAGTCCTGAAAGTGGAAAGGTTCAAGATTTTACTGGTGCAGTGAAGTATACAGTGACAGCGGCTGATGGAAAAACAACACAAGATGTTTGGGTGACCCTCAACAAAAAGGGAGAAGTTAGACAAAGCCTTTTAGATATTGAGGCGGTTAAGTTTGTTGAGGCGGATAATAAAATTACTGGTAATGATAAAGTAAGTGATTTTTATAAAGCTTTGTTTATCCTAGAAACTCCTGCTAGAGATGATAGGGCTAATAGTGAAGATGAACTTACTGCAAATGGTTATCCAGCAGATTTCACCGCCAGGGTTAGTGGTAATGATATCTATGTAGATGTCCCTTTTAATACAGCTTTAACCTTAGTTGCTAACCCAGCATTTACGGCAACCGTTACCCTTAAGTCTCTTGCGCAAGGAGTTACCTTGGTAAATGGCTCTGTTGCGGTTAATTTTGGAACGCCTGCTACTGCTGGCTCTACTGATGTAAAGTTTAGTTCTACAGCGCCAATAACTCATGCGTTATTTAACGCTGAGACTGGTACAGGTGGTGGTTACACTAAAACTTTAACCTTTGTTAAAAAAGAAGGTAGCGGCGAAAACGAAACTACAGAATACGAACAATATAGAATACGTTTTATATATGCGAAAGTGCCTTCAGCTGAGTCAGATTTAACTGTTAATAATAGAAATGAAGTTACTGGGATTGGGTTTACTAGAGAGGAATCTAATCAACCTAATGGAAAACTTAAAGGCGGAACCGTAGCAACTACTTTATTAGTAATAAATCCTATTAAAACTGGCAATAATAATGGAAAAACTAAAACTACTCCAATTAATCTTACGATGATTGTGGTTAATTCCCCTGGTTGGGGATCAGATGGCCTTGAATATCAAAGCAGATATTTTAAAACTTCCAGATGGAGCTGTTATAGATGTAACTCAGGCTAATTTTAATGATAGTGATGGTAGTACTGATAAACATCCTGCAACAGATCCTATGACTAAATTTAAAGCAAAAAAGGATGAAGGCATACAGTTTAGGGTAGTGGCTCAGGATGGAAAAACAGCTACTTACTATAAGTTAACATTTAAGGAGGCTGCATCTTAGTAAGAAATAAGATAAAATGAAATCATTTTAACGGTTTGTTTTTCAATCCCTTGGCTCGGAGTTGGGGGATTTTTTTATGCTTTGTTTCTAAGGCTCTACGAAAAATAAAAAGCTTATCAATTAATAAAAGTTACTATCCTAGCGTTTTTTTGGAGTCGATGGCTTAGTTATATTTAGACCGTTGACATTTATTTTTTAACCTTATTTTTCAATAAGATGAAAAAGATAAAAAATCATCTTTTATTTTCATAGAAGATAAATCTTGTAAACGAATATGATAAAGCATAGAAGTCGCATTTTGTGTTTTGTTAGGAATTATATCAACTTCGTTTCAGGCTTAGGCAATAGTCTGTTCTAGTTCAACTATCGGCAACTAATCTTTAAAGCTAGTTATCTAAAGGCTTTCAGGTATTTTATAGGTTCTCAAATCATTTTGAACAATATTTTTTCAAAAAAAAGATAATATTAAACTTGACTTTTCCCATTTTTAATTTGTTTATTTGCGGCGTTAGCTGAATCCAAAATTACTGTTAACCATGAACCATATAATGAAGATCTCATTAGGTGTGTTTTTAGCCTTCTTATCCTTTTCCTTTATTTATAAGGAAAATAACAAAGGGAAGATATCAGGAGTCATCTCAGATACCGATAATAACCCCATTCCATTTGTAAACATTTTAGTTAAAGGCTCTTCCATAGGAGCGAGTTCAGATATTGATGGAAAATACAATCTTTATCTAGAGCCTGGAGATCATACCTTGGAATTTATCTATATAGGATTTTCTACTATTTCCAAAAAAGTTAGGGTAGAATCTTCAAAAGATATCATTTTAAATGTAGTATTAGAGGAGGATAAGAAGTTATTAGACGATGTAGTATTAGTAGAGAAAATCGACAGAGACAGTAGAGCTATCCTCGCCTTAGAACAGAAAAAAGCTATTAGCTTATTCGAAAATATAGGGTCTAAGGAATTATCAGAGAAGGGCATCTCTAATGTTGTAGAGGGATTGAATAAAATGTCTGGGGTTAGTCTCATGGGTGGCAGCAAAGTCTTTGTGAGGGGATTGGGAGATAGATACAACAATGTTACTTTGAATACTTATCCTATACCTTCTCTAGATCCAGATGCTAAGGTTATTCCCCTGGATATATTTCCGACTTCCATAGTTGAGAATATAACTTTATTTAAGAGCTTTTCTCCTGAATTCTACGGCGATTTTTCTGGATCTAACATAGATATAAATACTAAGGATTATCCCACAGAGGGTTTTTTAAAAGTGAGTTTTGGAAGTAGTATCAATACGGTTAGCACCTTTGTTAAAAACTTTAAAACTCCGTCTTTTGCCACTCCAAACTATTTTGGATTTTCCGATTCTAATAGAATGTTAAATGAGAAGATATCTAATACTGAGATGTATGAAAGCGATATAGAAGATTTTGATGTTTTCAAGACTAAGTTTGGCTCTGCAAATGGCATTAAACCCGTTAACATTAAAGTGGGGATATCTGGAGGAGATATCTATAAAATAGGTGAAAGAGAGGAATTTGCTTTTTTGATATCTTCAACTTTCAAAAACAAGTATAAATATAGGCACGGTGAGTATAACGAGTACAACGCTGATAAAAATAAACTGGTAGATTACGATTATGACAAATATTCTTATGACGCTACCATATCTACTTTGAGTAATCTACATTACAATTACGACAAGAGTCATCTCATAAATTTAAACACTCTCTTTATAAACAAAGGCGATCTAGAACTAAAAGAGTACTACGGTGAGTTGGATGACAAAGGGCTTACTTTTTTTAGGATCAATGATTTTAAAAGAAATTCGATATTCCTACAACAGCTTATAGTGAATAACGATATAGATGAAAACTGGAAATTAAATTGGGGTGGAAGCTATAGTTTTGGATATAATTATCGTCCAGATCGTCAGCAGTTAGTGTTTGACACTGAAGGAGACAAGACCAGTATAAATAATTTAGATCAAGGGTCTAATAATCGTTTTTACAGTGAGTTAACAGATGATGAGTATTTTGCAAAATTAGAGGTTAAATATTTCTTTTCGCATGATCAATATTTGTCTTTTGGATATAACTATAGAGGGAAAAGACGAAATTTTAAAGCTAGGCAGTTCAATTACGATTTTGATAATTTCAATATTGAGAATTTAGACACAAACGATCCAGATAGAGATATAAATAACAACAATTTCAAAAAGGGACTGTTTAGTTATCAAGAAGACAGAAATCCTAGTAATAGATACAGAGTAGATCTCGACAATCAATCTATTTACACATCCTTTATATACAATCTTACTCCCTCTCTGACTGCCAACCTAGGCCTTAGAACAGAATACAACAATAGCAATATTTATTATAAGTTACTCGAAGACCCTTCTTTTGTTAAATACAGAAATACAAATCTCAGCGAGATGAGTTTTTTACCACAGTTATCACTAAAATATAGTTTAATAAAAGATATGCAATTGAAATTTTCTTTTAGCAAGACTATATCTAGACCCAATTTCAAAGAGGTAGTGCCTTTTCAGTTTAGAGAGATATTCGGTGGCTTTTCCGTGGAGGGTAATAAAGACTTAAAAAACAGTGAAAATTACAATCTAGATTTGAAATTAGAGTTTTTCCCTAAAAGTGCAGAGATAATGACATTGGGTGTATTTGGAAAGTATTTTATAAATCCTATAGAAAGAGTCACTATAGCTTCTTCTGAGAGACTTTTTTCTTATTTCAACACAGGTAAAGCTTATCTCTTTGGAACAGAATTAGAGTTTGATAGAAGGTTGTCTAGTATTTTTAATATTAAAGCTCTAAATGATTTTTATTTAGGGTTAAACTTATCGCTAATGTATTCTCAAATAAGTGTAGATAGAGAGAAGAAAACAGGAAAGGGAAGTATTATAGTTACTAATCTCGAAAGACCATTACAGGGGGCTTCGCCTTATTTGGCCAATATGGATATCAGTTATAAAAAATCTTATGGCAATATGGATTTATCCTCTTCTATTGTTTTAAATACTTTTTCTGATAGAATATACGCCATAGGCTCCCAAGGAGCAGGAGATATATATGAAAAAGGCTTTTATAATTTAAATTTAAAAATTAAGATAACGCTATTAAAACAGTGGAACTTAGGTCTTTCAGTTAAAAATATATTAAATCAAAGCATAGAAAAATATCAGAGATTTAAAGATGAAGACACGCTTATAGATAGTTATAAAAAGGGAGTCACAGTCGGTATGAGTCTCAATTACAATTTTTAGGTAAAACAGACTAAAAAAGGTTCTAGTCTGCGGGCTAGGTTATGGCCTAACGGTGAAACTTAAGGAATTAAAATTTTTATATAAACCAAACTAAAAAATTATGAAAACATTAAAAATTAAGATATTACTATTATCAATTCTTTTTACAGTAATTTCTTGTAAAGAGGATATTCCAGGAAATAATGATCAACCCAATAATGAATCTAAAAAATACGATCTCAAGGGGGACATAACGAAAAATACGACTCTAAAAGGGGGCATTACATACACATTGATTGGAGGGGTTAAAGTCAAAGACGGTGTGACTGTAACTATAGAGCCTGGGACTATTATAAAGTCTCATCCTACTGAACCTTCAGTCGCTTTTTTATTATTTGAGAGAGGTAGTAAGATAAAGGCCAAGGGCACTAAAGAAAAACCTATAGTATTCACTTCGGGAAAGACTGATAAAAAGGCAGGTGATTGGGGAGGGGTCATACTTTGTGGCAAAGCTCCTATAAATATGGGGAAAGAGGCTACTTCAGAGGTTGCCAATGTCACATATGGAGGCAATGTGAATGATGATAACTCTGGTATTATGGAATATGTTAGAATAGAGTATACTGGGAATATAATAAATGAGTCTAAAGAGCACAATGGTCTTACTTTAAATGGGGTAGGCAGTGGAACGACTATTGATTACGTTCAAGTTTATAAGGGTAAAGATGATGGCTTCGAGTTTTTTGGAGGCACTGTGAATGCTTCACATCTAGTTTCAACAGATTGTAAGGATGACTCTTTTGATTGGACTTATGGATGGGTAGGAAAGGGACAGTTTTGGCTTGCAAAACAAGGAAGTAATAATGGTGATAGGGGTATAGAAGGAGATAATGATTCAAGGAATAACGATTCTACACCGTATTCTGCGCCCGTGTTGTCAAACATATCACTACATGGAAGTAAGAAATCTGGTGATAGCGGAAGTATGGGATTGAAGTTGAGAGCAGGGACTAAAGTTAAAATATACAATGCTGTAGTAGAAGGTTTTTCAAAGTTGGGAGACATACAACATGATCAAACTATAGCAAATTTAAATGATGGCAGTTTATTAATACAAAATTCAATATTTAGGAATAATACTACAAACACATTTGCTTATTTAAATAATGATAGAACACCAGCCAATCCAAGTGATGGCAAGGCTATAAATCATGATGATAACAATAATACCTATAGTAATAATAATTCAAAAACATATGATATTACCACAAAAGCTAAGAGTATCAGCCAGGAGGATGCATGGTTTGATAATGTAAATTATATAGGCGCTTTCTCTGAGGCAGAGCGTGGTACTAATGGGAAAAACGATTGGACAACTGGTTGGACAAAATGATAGATTTATATGTTCACTTAGAATTAATTATGCATCTAAGACAGTAATAATTTTTGAATTAGATCTGTTCAAAGAAATTTTGAAATTATTAAAAATAAAAAAAGCTGCCTCAAAACCGAGGCAGCTTTTTATTTTAAATATTAGAAGCTTAAATCTTGTTAAGATTCCTTAAATGTCAACTTATAGTAAGTAGCTGTTGTTCCATCCTGAGCTACTACCCTAAACTGTATGCCATGATCAGCAGCTGATATAGCAAACTCAGTTGTAGGATCTTTTACAGTATGGTTAGTATGGCTAGAAGTAGAAAAATTAGCAGCAGTCACATCTATAAAAGCACCCTCTGGAAGTGTTAAGACATCTACTTTGAATTTCCAGGATGAAATAGTTTCATTAGCCAACTCTGCATTTTTAGTCATTGTAAACGCATATGGAGATTCTTTAGTTCCCGCTCCTGCACTACTAGCCTTTGCTGGGTTCACAGGACTTGTTGTGGTTCCATTTTTTATTTTTTCATTAGGCTGACCAGAGGTTGCATTATGATTAAACGCAAGAGCAGCGAGTTTAGTCCCATCAGTATTAGTAGCTAAAACTGATTTTGTAGATTTAGTTTGAGAGAATTTAAAATTCACGGTATATATTTTATCAGCGAATCCCTCTTTTGAGAATTTAAGAACTTGTTTAGTAGATGCATCTTCTAAGGCCTTTTTAGTAAGATCTTTTACAGCTACTTTAAATGTAATCTCTGCAGAATCACCTTTAATAGGAGTATTAAACCCTTCTAAGCTAACACCATCAACAGCAGACTTAAAAGTAATTTTAGCTGTAACAGTAGCTTCTGCCGTTAAAGAACTAAACTTTGAGTTAAACGGAAGATTTACATTTATAATACTATCTCCTACTATATCTGCAGCAACAGTTGTAAACTCAGTTGGATAACCGTTATTAGTTGCATCTGCAGCAACATCTTTTCCTTTAGTTCTAGCAGGAGTTTTAGTGATAAAAAGCTTCTCGTAGAACTCAGAAACTTCAGTCTTTCCATTATTTAGATTTTTAGCTTTCTCAAATTTCACAGAAGCTACTACTAATTCTAAAGCTTTTGAGTTTTGATCTGCCTTAGGGTCTTCAGATGGTTTATTACAAGAAAATACTACTAATCCAAGGGTTAGTAGTGATAAAAGGTTTTTAAATATTTTGTTTGTTTTCATATCTAATAATGTTAAAAAATAAACGTCAACGACCTAAATAAATAACTAAGCCATTGACTTCAATACTAAACGCTAAGATAGTAGCTTTATTTTAATTGAGTTTTTTTATTTATCCCTTGAACTAAAATGGAAAATGGATATAAAAAAAGCTGCCTCGGTTTCGAGACAGCTTCTTATTGTAAATATTAGATTCTTAAATCTTAAGAAGTTTTAAATGTCATCTTATAGTAAGTAGTTGTTTTTCCATCCTGAGCTACTACTCTAAACTGTATGCCATGACTAGCAGTTGTTATAGTAAACTCAGCTGTAGGATCTGTTGCAGGGTGATTAGTAACATTAGTAAAATCCGCATCAGTTGCATCTATAAAAGCTCCATTTGGAAGTGTTAAAACATCAGCTTTGAATTTCCAACTTGAAATACTACTCTCATCAACTAATTCAACATTCTTAGTCATCGTAAGTTCAATTGGAGATGCTTTAGATCCATTACCAGCGCTCTCTTTCTTAGGATTCATTGGATTATTTGTAGAATCATTTTTAATTTTTTCATTAGGTTGACCAGATGTAGTAGTTCTAGTAAACCCAAGCGCAGTAACTTTATTATTAGCGACAGTTAAAGCTGACTCTCTAGATTTATTATCTGAGAATTTAACAACTATAGTATATTTTTTTACTTTAGGGGTGTCAGTAGCATTAGTTCCAGCTTTAGAGAATATCATTTCTTTTTTGAAAGGAGCATCTGTTAATTTAGCTTTAGTAAGCTCCGTTGTAGGTATTTCAAAAGTAATATCCGTAGTAGTACCTGATAGTAGAGTCTCCCCTAATTTAATACCCTCAACAGCAGATTTAAAAGTAATAGTAGCCGTAGCTGTAGCCTTATCTGTTAAGTCTATAAATTGCGAGTTATACGGGAGTTTGATATTAATGATACTATCTCCTACTATATCTGCAGGAACAGTTGTAAACTCAGTTGGATAACCGTTAGTAGTAGCGGTTGAATCAACAGAAGCTAATTTATTTCTAGCAGGAGTTTTAGTGATAAAAAGCTTTTCGTAGAACTCAGAGACATTATTTTCTTTTAGATTTTTAGCTTTCTCAAATTTCACAGAAGTTACTACTAGGTCTAAAGCTTTTGAGTTTTGATCTGCCTTAGGGTCTTCAGATGGTTTATTACAAGAAAATACGACTAATCCAAGGGTTAGTAGTGATAAAAGGTTTTTAAATATTTTGTTTGTTTTCATGGCTAATATTGTTAAAAAATAAATGTCAACGACCTAAATGAATAATTAAGCCATTGACCAAAACGCTAAGATAGTAGCTTTATTTTAATTCAGAAGTTTTTTTTATCCCTTGAACTAAAATAGACATAAAAAAAGAAGCCGTCTCAAAACCGAGGTAGTTTTTTTTGTTTAAAAGTGTAGTTTTTACCCGTTAACCCAGATTATTCATAGTCATATGAATTTTTCAGGTTAAAAGTATTGTTTTATTCAGTATTTCTAAGGAAATATCCATCTAACTCAAGTTTATAAACAATGTATTTTTGTTCCCCATTTTTGGAGACCATCTAAAGTGGTCTAGATTTGGTTAAAACCCTTTAAAATTAATACCTCATATCAAATATTGAAATATAACCATGAATAATCTAGGTTAATTTGTATCTTGCTAACTGATTGATAATCAAATAGTATGAATACAAATTTCAGGGACTACAACCAAGGACAAAATTGGCTTTATCCACCTAGTATCGAAGAATTGATTCCTGCAGATCATCCTGTGCGAGTTGTCAATGGTGTGATTGAACAACTAAACCTCAATTTATTGATTTCTGAGTACAGTAAAGAAGGGAAACCAAGCTACCATCCTAAGATG is a genomic window containing:
- a CDS encoding IS982 family transposase, translated to MIICSKITEIFCLVDEFCKKYSQVIDKALLGNKSKRPCRMSSSEIITIMIIFQHSSMRNFKHFYLNYLQKHMTKEFPKTVSYNRFVELMQQNLLPLTLFLKTFCLGKCTGISFVDSTPIRVCKHKRISRNKVFKGIANVGKSTMCWFYGFKLHIVTNDRGEILNFCITRANEDDRTPLKDERFLTKIFGKLFGDKGYISKDLRKNLFEKGVELITSVKNNMKNALMPMIDKLLLRKRSIIETINDQLKNICQIEHSRHRSFANFLTNIISGLIAYSFSPKKPSIKYPIVGNASINSVY
- a CDS encoding TonB-dependent receptor domain-containing protein, whose amino-acid sequence is MKISLGVFLAFLSFSFIYKENNKGKISGVISDTDNNPIPFVNILVKGSSIGASSDIDGKYNLYLEPGDHTLEFIYIGFSTISKKVRVESSKDIILNVVLEEDKKLLDDVVLVEKIDRDSRAILALEQKKAISLFENIGSKELSEKGISNVVEGLNKMSGVSLMGGSKVFVRGLGDRYNNVTLNTYPIPSLDPDAKVIPLDIFPTSIVENITLFKSFSPEFYGDFSGSNIDINTKDYPTEGFLKVSFGSSINTVSTFVKNFKTPSFATPNYFGFSDSNRMLNEKISNTEMYESDIEDFDVFKTKFGSANGIKPVNIKVGISGGDIYKIGEREEFAFLISSTFKNKYKYRHGEYNEYNADKNKLVDYDYDKYSYDATISTLSNLHYNYDKSHLINLNTLFINKGDLELKEYYGELDDKGLTFFRINDFKRNSIFLQQLIVNNDIDENWKLNWGGSYSFGYNYRPDRQQLVFDTEGDKTSINNLDQGSNNRFYSELTDDEYFAKLEVKYFFSHDQYLSFGYNYRGKRRNFKARQFNYDFDNFNIENLDTNDPDRDINNNNFKKGLFSYQEDRNPSNRYRVDLDNQSIYTSFIYNLTPSLTANLGLRTEYNNSNIYYKLLEDPSFVKYRNTNLSEMSFLPQLSLKYSLIKDMQLKFSFSKTISRPNFKEVVPFQFREIFGGFSVEGNKDLKNSENYNLDLKLEFFPKSAEIMTLGVFGKYFINPIERVTIASSERLFSYFNTGKAYLFGTELEFDRRLSSIFNIKALNDFYLGLNLSLMYSQISVDREKKTGKGSIIVTNLERPLQGASPYLANMDISYKKSYGNMDLSSSIVLNTFSDRIYAIGSQGAGDIYEKGFYNLNLKIKITLLKQWNLGLSVKNILNQSIEKYQRFKDEDTLIDSYKKGVTVGMSLNYNF